One stretch of Ptiloglossa arizonensis isolate GNS036 chromosome 7, iyPtiAriz1_principal, whole genome shotgun sequence DNA includes these proteins:
- the LOC143149216 gene encoding cytochrome b5, which translates to MSTVYSAEEVVQHNHERDLWIVYNNGVYDVTKFLKEHPGGEEVLLSTAGKDATKCFDEIGHTTEAVVLRETYKIGTVDGPVPVGSSMTIDTSTANNDNLEKKTENIQLSRYVPMLIVGGVAIFLYYTSWFATT; encoded by the exons ATGTCGACTGTCTACTCGGCGGAGGAGGTAGTGCAACACAATCACGAACGGGATCTATGGATCGTGTACAACAACGGTGTGTACGATGTCACGAAATTTCTCAAGGAGCATCCTGGTGGCGAGGAAGTGTTGCTGAGCACGGCTGGAAAAGATGCCACCAAGTGTTTCGACGAGATAGGGCACACAACCGAGGCTGTGGTACTCAGGGAAACGTATAAAATTGGCACAGTCGATGGCCCCGTTCCTGTAGGATCATCGATGACCATCG ATACTTCAACGGCAAACAACGACAAtttggagaaaaaaacggaaaatATACAACTGTCACGCTATGTCCCGATGTTAATCGTAGGTGGAGTTGCTATCTTCCTTTATTATACTTCATGGTTCGCCACAACATAA